A portion of the Salmo trutta chromosome 1, fSalTru1.1, whole genome shotgun sequence genome contains these proteins:
- the LOC115202977 gene encoding 60S ribosomal protein L3, with amino-acid sequence MSHRKFSAPRHGSLGFLPRKRSRRHRGKVKSFPKDDPSKPVHLTAFLGYKAGMTHIVREVDRPGSKVNKKEVVEAVTIVETPPMVVVGVVGYVETPRGLRSFKTIFAEHISDECKRRFYRNWYKSKKKAFTKYCKKWQDDEGKKQLEKDFASMKKYCQVVRIIAHTQMRLLPLRQKKSHLMEVQLNGGSISDKVDWAREKLEQSIPITNVFTQDEMIDVIGVTKGHGYKGVTSRWHTKKLPRKTHRGLRKVACIGAWHPSRVAFSVARAGQKGYHHRTEINKKIYKIGQGYHTKDGKLVKNNAATEYDLSNKSITPLGGFVHYGEVTNDFVMLKGCTIGVKKRVLTLRKSLLVQSSRRATEKIDLKFIDTTSKFGHGRFQTVEEKKAFMGPLKKDRIAKEETA; translated from the exons ATG TCCCACCGTAAATTTTCGGCTCCCCGCCACGGATCCTTGGGCTTCCTGCCCCGTAAGAGGAGCAGACGTCACCGTGGTAAGGTGAAGAGCTTCCCCAAGGATGACCCCAGCAAGCCTGTCCACTTGACTGCCTTCCTTGGCTACAAGGCTGGCATGACTCACATCGTGCGTGAAGTCGACAGACCTGGCTCAA AGGTGAACAAGAAGGAAGTGGTTGAGGCTGTGACCATTGTGGAGACTCCTCCCATGGTTGTGGTGGGTGTTGTGGGCTATGTCGAGACCCCCCGTGGCCTGCGCTCCTTCAAGACCATCTTCGCTGAGCACATCAGTGACGAGTGCAAGCGTCGTTTCTACAGGAACTG GTACAAGTCCAAGAAGAAGGCCTTCACAAAGTACTGTAAGAAGTGGCAGGATGACGAGGGCAAGAAGCAGCTGGAGAAGGACTTCGCCTCCATGAAGAAGTACTGCCAGGTCGTCCGCATCATCGCCCACACGCAG atGAGGCTGCTGCCCCTGAGGCAGAAGAAGTCCCACCTGATGGAGGTGCAGCTCAATGGAGGCTCCATCTCTGACAAGGTGGACTGGGCCCGTGAGAAGCTGGAGCAGTCTATCCCCATCACCAACGTCTTCACCCAGGATGAGATGATCGACGTCATCGGTGTCACAAAGGGTCACGGATACAAAG GTGTCACCAGCCGTTGGCACACGAAGAAGCTCCCCCGTAAGACCCATCGTGGTCTGCGTAAGGTGGCCTGTATCGGTGCCTGGCATCCCTCCCGTGTGGCCTTCTCTGTGGCCCGCGCTGGTCAGAAGGGCTACCACCACCGCACAGAGATCAACAAGAAGATCTACAAGATCGGCCAGGGCTACCACACCAAGGACGGCAAGCTGGTGAAGAACAACGCTGCCACTGAGTACGATCTGTCCAACAAGAGCATCACCCCTTTGGGTGGCTTCGTCCACTACGGAGAGGTGACCAATGACTTTGTCATGCTGAAGGGCTGCACGATTGGAGTCAAGAAGAGGGTGCTAACCCTGCGCAAG TCTCTGTTGGTGCAGTCGAGCCGTCGTGCCACGGAGAAGATCGACCTGAAGTTCATCGACACCACCTCCAAGTTTGGCCACGGCCGCTTCCAGACAGTGGAGGAAAAGAAGGCGTTCATG GGACCACTCAAGAAGGACCGCATTGCCAAGGAAGAGACGGCCTAA